The stretch of DNA CAGCTTCATAAGAATTCGTAGTACTGTCCCCCTTTGTACCCTGTGTTCCAGTCTCCTCTTCCTTTCTTCGAATTGGTCCAGGTTCATCATCACTGCCAACACTTAAACTACTCCTGTAGCTAGAGAATTTCCCAAGTTTAGCACATTTGGTACGGTAAAGGACAGGTTTAGTGACAATGGATGCTTTTCTTGCTCGTTCCAATGAGTTTGTGTCCATATCACTGTCTGAGCCATTGCCACTCCCATTAGATTGTGGTTTGTTGGTATTACGTATAGTGATGATCTTTCCTTGGGTGCTATCATGGGGTACAGAGTAAATGTTCTCCTCTTGGTTTCTTGGCTTCACTACTGAATCCATAGGTTCAGCATAGTCAGAAGGGTCAAAGGCCTCCAAAGGGGGCCAGTTTATGGAAGTCAAGGACTTACGGTGCCCATCCCGGGCCCCTGTATCCAAATATGATAGCTCAGGCTTGGTAATTTCATATGGAATAGGGGGCTTTGGTTTAAGGGGAGGAGGTACCTTGTTGTTAAGTTTGCTCTCTAAAGTGTTCATCACAGTCTCCTCCAGTTCTCTGGTAAATTTTATGGGAGCTGCTATGTTAGGttcattttgaaataaaatgtgTTGAGGTGAAGGTTCAGGGTCTTCTTCAGAGTCTGGCAAGTGGGAattacaaaggggtgagcctgcACGGGGTGAGCTAAACACTTCCTCTGTGGTGCTGCAGGCCTCTGCTGTATTATCATACATGTGAGAGGCCTCAATAATTACTTTTTTCTCCAATACATCTTTGAAGTAGGGGTAAAACACATCCAACTTTGGCTGTATCTGCCCTTGTGGTAGAATAAGGAATTTACCTTCAATGTCCTGAGCTATTTCCTCCCCTTCTTGTAACTGTTCTCGTGCCACATAATCCAAAAATGTTAGAGGTCCCTCAGTCAAGGCAACAAGCTGCACAGGGACAATGTCCTGCACTTCACACAAAAAGGCACGCAGCATAGCTAGGGAAGCACGGCGCTTAGCTGCGTAAAAAATCATATAGCCGTGCACTAAACGAGTCTTGCGAACATTAAAGGAGGCATGATACGACAACAACAGCAGCTCCAAGCGACGTTTTTGACTGCCAATTGGTAGGTCAAGTAGAACTGATCCACCAAGCCCACATTGTGATGGACGGTAAGTGTGAGGTTTTAGTGCATTCAGCACATCTTCTATGTTAAATATGTCTGCACACATGAGGCACATTACAATACGCAGCTCACAATCTGTCAAATCTTTAATGCTTGGAGTGGAGCTGACAAGGTTTAAGTTTCTTTTTGACTCCAGTAGCCCTCTGAGGATTAGGCTTATTTGCTTCTCATTGATATTGCGACCATATCCCATTCCAGTGGAAGCTGCATCAAGAAAGAAACACTGAAGCTTACTGGCAACCTGTTTGCCCTGTTGAATGAGGCTATGTGCAGTTTCACTACTTGTGTCTCCTCTCCTGTTGACAAGAATCAACGTAAGAGGCAAATGGATCAAGTGATTTTCCTTTCGACCTAGGCTTGATTCTCTGCTTTTCTCAATGCTCTCCACAACATAGGACAGAGACTCCTTGGAGTTGTACAGGCAAAGACAGCCATGAGGGAGGAAAGTGGATGTCTGGAATGAATTAACAGGAAGCCGCACATTGCCTTCTATAGGCCTTAGGGATAACTCATACATCTTTCCATCAATTACGTATTTATCATCATTTGTACAGAGGGCTCGGATCTCATTTGCTAACTCTCGTGCCAAACCATCCTTTCCAAGGATCACAAGGTTGATCCTATCTACATTTGGATCTTTGTGTAGTCTGTCATAGGGATATGTGCACCTGGAACTGAGTATATGCTCAATCCTTGTATCAACACAGTAAGGGTTGCTAGGACAAGTGTCCTTGGTTGGATGATAGACAAAGTGAATGTGTTTAAGAATCAGGGCATCTCGCTCCGCCTGCAGCTTCTGTAATGCTTTGAAACGTTGTTCCTCACCAAGTACATCCTGGATGACGCCCATTTTCTCTTTACTGGGTTTGGCATCTAACTCTAGCTCATAAAACAGCTCTGAATACTCAAGCAACAACTCCTGAAATTCCTCTTTAGCTTTATCAATGATCTCTTTTTGGTGTCGGCTGTAGATTTCCATATATACAGGCTCTTCCAGCCACTGGTAAAATTCTTCACTCATGATAAAACTCCGAGCCTCTTCCCAAGGCTTACCTGGTGTAATGAAAGGAGAAGCGATCAAGTTCTCCTTGAAAGATCTCTTCATTTCTTCCTTTTTCCTGGCATTCCTTAACTTGACCAAGTGGGCAGCATAGACCTCTTCCGCAGGCACTGTTTCCAGCAAATCATAAGGTATGCGTTCATCAATGCTGTCAATGTGGATTGTGAAGTCCCAAGGTGTCTCTTCCAGGACAATAAAAAATTTTAGGAACTCTGCCTTTGATTCCAGCAAATTAGAAACCTTAACCCAGCTTAAGTGATCTATTTCATCCAGATCTGGCACAAGGCTTTCTAAGGCTCGTGGGAGAGCTAAGAGGTAATTTCTTCTGCGTCGTTCTATGTGTTCCTGTTTAAGCCGTAGCACGTGCTGATGGAATAGTTTCTTAGCTTTGTCTGTTCCTTCCAAATGCACATAATCTTGGTATTCAATGTTGCTCTGCATGCGCCTGCTTTGATTGATCCATGTCTCATTATGAGACTTTACTACTCGGCTCACAAGCCATTCATATTTGTCCTTTGCGGCAGCAATCAGTTGGCTCTGCTGCTTTAGTGCCTCAAAATAAGGAATAATTTTAGACTTTCCACGGCTTTTGTCAATAAGCTGTACTAGTGTAGTGAAGGCCAGATCCACATTCACATTAGACCGGGCAGAAGTCTCTACAACTTGCAGGTTCTTCTTGTTAAGGGCAAAACTATGAGCATCGCGGATATAACGTTCTACTCCTTCATCACATTTTGTAAGAACCAGAACAATGGGTTTCTTTGTCTTGGCCAGCTGGGTGTAAAGATTGGACACAAATTTTAGCTGATCATCAAAGTTCCGGTTCATTCCACGACTAACATCTATACACAGCAGGAAACCATCAATCAACAATTTACCCTCAGGCATCTGCTTCTGCTCAAAGTCCTGTTCCAAGCCCAACTGATCTGTGCAGAAGTACATAAGTTTTTCAGCAGAGGCCAGCTTACAGGAGGCAGCACGCTTGATGTAAGGCTGTAGGGCAGTACTACGGTGAGGCTGGAATGTCTGATCATCAATAAATTCTGTCTGCTCCACCACATGCACTTTAAAGTCTACACAGTCTTCTGGCATCCGTCCACTCTCTCCCCAGTACAGAAAATGGTCATTGTTTACAACACGACCACCAAAGTCACTAGTGCTCAGGACGGATGTGTGGTCCAGATGAAAATCATCTGCGCTGGGTCTTACAAATCGATTACAAAGGCATGATTTTCCAACGCCACATTGGCCTTTCTCTTTCTCTGTGCCAGAAAGGCCCACAACGCTGACACTGTAGGTGGGCACACGCACATCTGGTTTCCGTGCCATCATCATGGTGCATTACTCATCCTCCCCACATCAACAACTGCTGAGGTGAGGCCTCACACTGCCACCCCATGCACAGATTTTCTTTAAAGGCAAGATGCACCAGGATGTCAACAAGAGCAACAACCTCTGTAGCCCCATGCACAGGATTCTTTTTTCTGGAAGGCTCACTAGATTACCAGGGACAACTCTTCACTGCTCCAAAATCATTGTTTTCAGAATATGACGCAGACACAGGAGTCATGGTGAGATATTGGAAACCGCAATCTGTGTAAagaaaaattgagttttttgttAAAACAGCAGAATAGTTTATGGCACAGATATAGCATaaatagaaatttaaaaaaagcattattaATGTACTGTAGTACCAAATATGGAATTATAGATACTTAAAATATCTACAATATGCATGTAGAATACTATGGTGTTTAAACATTCATTATGTTTTGTAGGGATCTACTTTCTCAGTCATTATATATATGCACTCCATAGGGTTTTTCCCCTGAGGAAGAGCAGTTTGTGctcaaaatgctgaattttttgtaatgaaatttttttctgtatattaagtctcagtgtgtgcggtactctgtctctGTATTTACTTCATTTTGACCAGCACCCAGGCAGTTAACTACATTCTTAGGGTTGTGCTCCTTTCTGCACAATATACAATCTAAAGAAACTATTTTTGAATTGCTCCTATATTACTAACGAGTTTCTCAGGCCTCTTAacacaagtgttttttttaagaGGCCCCTTGCTTGTGGTGGATCTTTCATGCGCTCCACTGCATGGAACTACATGAGGAAACACAGTTTTTTTCAATGCGTTTGTACTCATTCTGTTTGATGCATTCCACCTGTGTTCAGTACTTTCCTGTGGCATAATAACTACAACCTCATTGAAAAGTACAGGCTATGTGTAAAAGCCCTAAAGTGACTAAGCACAGCCAATGACAAGAGATGCCTGGGCACATGCGTAAACAAAACTTGACATGTCCAGAAAAACAACTATTGAGTCAGGTATTTGCCTCTTCCCCCAAAATAACTGCTTATAACAGAACGTGACCCAGCAATGGCACTGTAGGGATCAATCACAGGAATGTTATCAAAAAAATTGTACCCCAACTCCTGTCATACTACAGCAAAAGAAGTTTTGGTGCATAAAAACAGgggtactgccaagcagagcttcctgtaggctgccagtccacagtgaggctaccaaataaccaatcacagtccttattgggcacccctaggaacttttttcatgccatTGTTGCTCCCCAAATCATCTTATAGTTGAATacggctcacgagtaaaaaaaggtcggggacccctggtctacagtCACTTAATACTTGCTGTGCATATGCATAAGCTACAGTCACGGATTGTCCACTTCACATACAATAATGAGGGTCTAAAACCAGGTAACTTACGGGTAGTTGACAGGTATGGATGTTGCAACCCTGTTATTTCACAGTATTAGTTCTTGGTTATGATAATGCCACTATTCACACTGCTCCAATTTGAGAGTGGTTTTAGCTACACCAAGATTAATTCAAGAGCCTTCCATGGCCTCTTAATAA from Xenopus tropicalis strain Nigerian chromosome 8, UCB_Xtro_10.0, whole genome shotgun sequence encodes:
- the arhgap35 gene encoding rho GTPase-activating protein 35 isoform X1 yields the protein MMMARKPDVRVPTYSVSVVGLSGTEKEKGQCGVGKSCLCNRFVRPSADDFHLDHTSVLSTSDFGGRVVNNDHFLYWGESGRMPEDCVDFKVHVVEQTEFIDDQTFQPHRSTALQPYIKRAASCKLASAEKLMYFCTDQLGLEQDFEQKQMPEGKLLIDGFLLCIDVSRGMNRNFDDQLKFVSNLYTQLAKTKKPIVLVLTKCDEGVERYIRDAHSFALNKKNLQVVETSARSNVNVDLAFTTLVQLIDKSRGKSKIIPYFEALKQQSQLIAAAKDKYEWLVSRVVKSHNETWINQSRRMQSNIEYQDYVHLEGTDKAKKLFHQHVLRLKQEHIERRRRNYLLALPRALESLVPDLDEIDHLSWVKVSNLLESKAEFLKFFIVLEETPWDFTIHIDSIDERIPYDLLETVPAEEVYAAHLVKLRNARKKEEMKRSFKENLIASPFITPGKPWEEARSFIMSEEFYQWLEEPVYMEIYSRHQKEIIDKAKEEFQELLLEYSELFYELELDAKPSKEKMGVIQDVLGEEQRFKALQKLQAERDALILKHIHFVYHPTKDTCPSNPYCVDTRIEHILSSRCTYPYDRLHKDPNVDRINLVILGKDGLARELANEIRALCTNDDKYVIDGKMYELSLRPIEGNVRLPVNSFQTSTFLPHGCLCLYNSKESLSYVVESIEKSRESSLGRKENHLIHLPLTLILVNRRGDTSSETAHSLIQQGKQVASKLQCFFLDAASTGMGYGRNINEKQISLILRGLLESKRNLNLVSSTPSIKDLTDCELRIVMCLMCADIFNIEDVLNALKPHTYRPSQCGLGGSVLLDLPIGSQKRRLELLLLSYHASFNVRKTRLVHGYMIFYAAKRRASLAMLRAFLCEVQDIVPVQLVALTEGPLTFLDYVAREQLQEGEEIAQDIEGKFLILPQGQIQPKLDVFYPYFKDVLEKKVIIEASHMYDNTAEACSTTEEVFSSPRAGSPLCNSHLPDSEEDPEPSPQHILFQNEPNIAAPIKFTRELEETVMNTLESKLNNKVPPPLKPKPPIPYEITKPELSYLDTGARDGHRKSLTSINWPPLEAFDPSDYAEPMDSVVKPRNQEENIYSVPHDSTQGKIITIRNTNKPQSNGSGNGSDSDMDTNSLERARKASIVTKPVLYRTKCAKLGKFSSYRSSLSVGSDDEPGPIRRKEEETGTQGTKGDSTTNSYEADGEDPRKRNILRSLRRTTKKVKPKPRPSLTKATWESNYFGFPLSSVVTSERPIPVFIEKCVEYIEATGEGMTTEGIYRVSGNKSEMESLQRQFDQDHNLDLAEKDFTVNTVAGALKSFFSELPDPLVPYNMQAELVEAYKINDLEHKLQAMKDLLKKFPKENHEIFKYVISHLNRVSQHHHINLMTSENLSICFWPTLMRPDFTTMDALTATRTYQTIIELFIQQCPFFFYQRLPVDLPIPSSPSTPPLTQPSPPQSPPLTPVSPSQTLLPTEHNIL
- the arhgap35 gene encoding rho GTPase-activating protein 35 isoform X2: MMMARKPDVRVPTYSVSVVGLSGTEKEKGQCGVGKSCLCNRFVRPSADDFHLDHTSVLSTSDFGGRVVNNDHFLYWGESGRMPEDCVDFKVHVVEQTEFIDDQTFQPHRSTALQPYIKRAASCKLASAEKLMYFCTDQLGLEQDFEQKQMPEGKLLIDGFLLCIDVSRGMNRNFDDQLKFVSNLYTQLAKTKKPIVLVLTKCDEGVERYIRDAHSFALNKKNLQVVETSARSNVNVDLAFTTLVQLIDKSRGKSKIIPYFEALKQQSQLIAAAKDKYEWLVSRVVKSHNETWINQSRRMQSNIEYQDYVHLEGTDKAKKLFHQHVLRLKQEHIERRRRNYLLALPRALESLVPDLDEIDHLSWVKVSNLLESKAEFLKFFIVLEETPWDFTIHIDSIDERIPYDLLETVPAEEVYAAHLVKLRNARKKEEMKRSFKENLIASPFITPGKPWEEARSFIMSEEFYQWLEEPVYMEIYSRHQKEIIDKAKEEFQELLLEYSELFYELELDAKPSKEKMGVIQDVLGEEQRFKALQKLQAERDALILKHIHFVYHPTKDTCPSNPYCVDTRIEHILSSRCTYPYDRLHKDPNVDRINLVILGKDGLARELANEIRALCTNDDKYVIDGKMYELSLRPIEGNVRLPVNSFQTSTFLPHGCLCLYNSKESLSYVVESIEKSRESSLGRKENHLIHLPLTLILVNRRGDTSSETAHSLIQQGKQVASKLQCFFLDAASTGMGYGRNINEKQISLILRGLLESKRNLNLVSSTPSIKDLTDCELRIVMCLMCADIFNIEDVLNALKPHTYRPSQCGLGGSVLLDLPIGSQKRRLELLLLSYHASFNVRKTRLVHGYMIFYAAKRRASLAMLRAFLCEVQDIVPVQLVALTEGPLTFLDYVAREQLQEGEEIAQDIEGKFLILPQGQIQPKLDVFYPYFKDVLEKKVIIEASHMYDNTAEACSTTEEVFSSPRAGSPLCNSHLPDSEEDPEPSPQHILFQNEPNIAAPIKFTRELEETVMNTLESKLNNKVPPPLKPKPPIPYEITKPELSYLDTGARDGHRKSLTSINWPPLEAFDPSDYAEPMDSVVKPRNQEENIYSVPHDSTQGKIITIRNTNKPQSNGSGNGSDSDMDTNSLERARKASIVTKPVLYRTKCAKLGKFSSYRSSLSVGSDDEPGPIRRKEEETGTQGTKGDSTTNSYEADGEDPRKRNILRSLRRTTKKVKPKPRPSLTKATWESNYFGFPLSSVVTSERPIPVFIEKCVEYIEATGMTTEGIYRVSGNKSEMESLQRQFDQDHNLDLAEKDFTVNTVAGALKSFFSELPDPLVPYNMQAELVEAYKINDLEHKLQAMKDLLKKFPKENHEIFKYVISHLNRVSQHHHINLMTSENLSICFWPTLMRPDFTTMDALTATRTYQTIIELFIQQCPFFFYQRLPVDLPIPSSPSTPPLTQPSPPQSPPLTPVSPSQTLLPTEHNIL